In a single window of the Hydrogenobaculum sp. 3684 genome:
- the pstC gene encoding phosphate ABC transporter permease subunit PstC yields the protein MIELKDSGAYGPAASMKRNGKLGNTLFKIAAFTAAALIPFVVITIFVILFIEAYPAIKAFGVWHFITSKSWDAVNNHFGAFTPLFGSIYVTIWAFIFAAPISIGVAIYITELAPNWLKPIVTTAIELLAAIPTVIYGMWGLFILSPVMQNHIEPWILDHLATLPVIGFLFNGPGIGIDTLTTAVILSIMITPFMSSLIKDAFGLVPEVIKESAYGLGATRWEVIRKVVMPYVSSGIFGSGIFAIGRALGETMAVSFVNGNNHNPGSFLDMLSLLNSVTTITVTLADEFTEAMTHLYLSALFYLALILLTISFSTLAIAKIIVWRLERRWRT from the coding sequence ATGATAGAATTAAAAGATAGCGGGGCTTATGGCCCCGCTGCTTCTATGAAAAGAAACGGCAAATTAGGTAATACCTTATTTAAAATTGCGGCTTTTACAGCAGCGGCTTTGATTCCGTTTGTGGTGATAACTATATTTGTTATTCTTTTCATAGAGGCATACCCCGCTATAAAAGCTTTTGGAGTTTGGCATTTTATTACCAGTAAAAGCTGGGATGCTGTTAATAATCATTTTGGTGCTTTTACACCGCTTTTTGGTTCTATATACGTTACCATATGGGCTTTTATATTTGCCGCTCCTATAAGTATAGGGGTTGCTATATATATAACAGAGCTTGCTCCTAATTGGTTAAAGCCCATAGTTACCACTGCCATTGAGCTTTTAGCAGCCATCCCAACTGTTATATACGGTATGTGGGGTCTTTTTATATTGTCTCCTGTTATGCAAAATCATATAGAGCCTTGGATACTGGATCATCTTGCTACGTTACCAGTGATTGGATTTCTTTTTAACGGTCCTGGCATAGGAATAGATACACTTACAACAGCTGTTATACTTTCTATCATGATAACACCTTTTATGTCCTCACTTATTAAAGATGCTTTTGGTTTGGTACCAGAGGTAATAAAAGAATCTGCCTATGGGCTTGGAGCTACGAGGTGGGAAGTCATAAGAAAAGTGGTTATGCCATATGTATCTTCTGGTATTTTTGGATCTGGGATATTTGCCATAGGTAGGGCTTTAGGTGAAACGATGGCGGTGTCTTTTGTAAACGGTAACAATCACAACCCTGGTAGTTTCTTGGATATGTTATCTTTGCTTAATTCTGTAACCACTATAACAGTTACGTTGGCGGATGAGTTTACTGAAGCTATGACGCATCTTTATTTGTCAGCTTTGTTTTATCTAGCTTTGATACTTCTTACTATATCCTTTAGTACACTTGCTATAGCAAAAATTATAGTATGGAGATTGGAAAGAAGATGGAGAACGTAA
- the pstA gene encoding phosphate ABC transporter permease PstA — MENVRIKARVVKSNVMMILSTLAALYGIVFLGWILVSVLYHGYEYLNLDFFIKDPVPPGMPGGGLKMAFIGQFLITTIAAFIGTPIGIMAGIFLAEYGRGTWWAMFVRNLADIVISMPAIVIGAAVYVILVAPLHSFNGLSGSVALSILSLPYITIATDEMLKLVPKEMREAAYALGAYKHYVIKKVTMRAAKTGILTGVILGLARMAGEAAPLLFTSFNNDHTTFNLLKPMATLTITIFVYATGPYHVWHEQAWAAGFVLTFGVLIAVIIAKFLVHGGSFTAPFMYVARRIAKINKG; from the coding sequence ATGGAGAACGTAAGGATAAAAGCAAGGGTTGTAAAGAGCAACGTTATGATGATTTTGTCTACATTGGCAGCTTTATATGGTATAGTATTTTTAGGATGGATACTTGTATCTGTTCTTTATCATGGATATGAATATCTAAACCTTGATTTCTTTATTAAAGACCCAGTTCCTCCCGGTATGCCAGGTGGTGGGCTTAAAATGGCTTTCATAGGTCAATTTCTAATCACTACTATAGCTGCTTTTATAGGTACGCCGATAGGCATAATGGCTGGTATCTTCTTGGCAGAATACGGTAGAGGTACTTGGTGGGCTATGTTTGTAAGAAATTTGGCAGATATTGTAATCTCTATGCCAGCCATAGTTATTGGTGCTGCTGTTTATGTAATACTTGTGGCACCTCTTCACAGTTTTAACGGTTTGTCTGGTTCTGTGGCTCTTTCAATTTTGTCCCTTCCTTACATTACGATAGCTACAGATGAGATGTTAAAGCTTGTGCCGAAGGAGATGAGGGAGGCTGCCTACGCTTTAGGAGCTTACAAACACTATGTGATAAAAAAAGTTACCATGAGAGCTGCTAAAACTGGTATACTGACTGGTGTTATACTAGGTCTTGCTAGAATGGCTGGCGAAGCGGCACCTTTGTTGTTTACATCTTTTAACAACGACCATACTACCTTCAATCTTTTAAAACCTATGGCCACTCTTACTATAACTATATTTGTATACGCTACTGGTCCGTACCACGTGTGGCATGAGCAAGCCTGGGCAGCAGGATTTGTGCTTACATTTGGTGTGCTTATAGCGGTTATAATAGCTAAGTTTTTGGTGCATGGAGGGTCTTTTACAGCACCTTTTATGTATGTGGCAAGGCGTATTGCCAAAATAAACAAAGGATGA